In Lutra lutra chromosome 6, mLutLut1.2, whole genome shotgun sequence, the following are encoded in one genomic region:
- the LOC125102354 gene encoding high mobility group protein B3-like — MAKGDPKKPKGKMSAYAFFVQTCREEHKKKNPEVPVNFAEFSKKCSERWKTMSGKEKSKFDEMAKADKVRYNREMKDYGPAKGGKKKDPNAPKRPPSGFFLFCSEFRPKIKSTNPGISIGDVAKKLGEMWNNLSDDEKQPYNNKAAKLKEKYEKDVADYKSKGKFDGAKGPAKVARKKVEEEDEEDEEEEEEEEEEEEDE; from the coding sequence atggctaaaggTGATCCCAAGAAACCAAAGGGCAAGATGTCAGCTTATGCCTTCTTTGTGCAGACTTGCAGAGAGGAACACAAGAAGAAAAACCCAGAAGTCCCTGTCAATTTTGCAGAATTTTCCAAGAAGTGCTCTGAGAGGTGGAAGACTATGTCTGGGAAGGAGAAATCTAAATTCGATGAAATGGCAAAGGCAGACAAAGTGCGCTACAACCGGGAAATGAAGGATTATGGACCAGCTAAGGGAGGCAAGAAGAAGGACCCTAATGCCCCCAAAAGGCCACCGTCTGGATTCTTCCTGTTCTGTTCAGAATTCCGCCCCAAGATCAAATCTACAAACCCTGGTATCTCCATTGGAGATGTGGCAAAGAAGCTGGGCGAGATGTGGAATAACTTAAGTGACGATGAGAAGCAACCTTACAACAATAAGGCAGCGAAGCTGAAGGAGAAGTACGAGAAGGATGTCGCTGACTATAAGTCTAAAGGAAAGTTTGATGGCGCGAAGGGTCCCGCCAAAGTTGCCCGGAAAAAGgtggaagaggaagatgaagaagacgaagaggaggaagaggaggaggaggaggaagaggaggatgaatAA